From a region of the Sinorhizobium sp. B11 genome:
- a CDS encoding calcium:proton antiporter → MALHLKEEKFLIVAVVVAIIAYMLEHSVMEAGRAMALVAAAALIATIVLASMRVAHHAELLAVKVGDPYGTMILTLSAVAVEVIILAIMMSGEETSPTLVRDTIYSALMLDINGILGLAALLGGLKHGEQPYNDNSGKTYGVMILTAMGISMIVPEFVPDDKWHYYSGFTIIAMIALYGLFLRMQVGQHSYFFSYSYPRSERQKEHPEEHHDEGSVATSITIILIGVVIIGALAEFMSGFMNEGLRDSGAPVAVTAIVVAAISAAPEILTALRAALRNRMQATVNIAMGASLSTVILTVPVMEAIALYTGQPFIMAMSPVQTVMVMVTLIAAAINLNDGETNAIEGMTHFILFATFIMLTAIGL, encoded by the coding sequence ATGGCATTGCATCTTAAGGAAGAAAAATTCTTGATCGTGGCGGTCGTGGTCGCGATCATCGCCTACATGCTGGAACATTCGGTCATGGAGGCCGGCCGGGCCATGGCGCTTGTCGCGGCCGCCGCTCTGATCGCGACCATTGTGCTCGCCTCCATGCGCGTCGCCCATCACGCCGAACTGTTGGCCGTCAAGGTCGGCGATCCCTACGGCACCATGATCCTGACGCTCTCGGCCGTCGCCGTTGAAGTCATCATCCTCGCCATCATGATGAGCGGCGAGGAAACGTCGCCAACGCTCGTGCGCGATACGATCTATTCAGCGCTCATGCTCGATATCAACGGCATCCTCGGCCTGGCCGCCCTGCTTGGCGGCCTGAAACATGGCGAGCAACCCTATAACGACAATTCCGGCAAGACCTATGGCGTGATGATCCTGACCGCCATGGGCATCTCGATGATCGTTCCGGAATTCGTGCCCGACGACAAGTGGCACTATTATTCCGGCTTCACCATCATTGCCATGATCGCCCTCTACGGCCTCTTCCTGCGCATGCAGGTCGGCCAGCACAGCTATTTCTTTTCCTACAGCTATCCACGCTCGGAACGGCAGAAGGAGCATCCCGAAGAACACCACGACGAAGGGTCGGTCGCGACCTCGATCACCATCATCCTGATCGGCGTCGTCATCATCGGTGCGCTCGCCGAATTCATGTCGGGCTTCATGAATGAGGGCCTGCGGGATAGCGGTGCTCCTGTGGCCGTGACCGCAATCGTGGTCGCCGCCATCTCCGCCGCTCCTGAAATTTTGACGGCCCTGAGGGCCGCACTCCGCAACCGCATGCAGGCAACCGTCAACATCGCCATGGGCGCCTCTCTCTCGACAGTGATCCTCACAGTGCCGGTCATGGAAGCGATCGCGCTCTATACCGGCCAGCCCTTCATCATGGCCATGTCGCCGGTCCAGACGGTGATGGTCATGGTCACGCTGATCGCCGCGGCAATCAACCTCAACGACGGCGAAACGAATGCCATCGAAGGCATGACACATTTCATCCTCTTCGCCACGTTCATCATGCTGACGGCGATCGGACTTTGA
- a CDS encoding DUF1176 domain-containing protein, with product MKRQLIAAVTAAALAGPGNVSAEASSPVRPIAHFADLPDAVRADVESDDGDCHIEEQRLAYGDAFEVTGETGKRLIIVPCGQSGAYNMPFAIYGGYGDRISRTVFPLKFSETTGDTAVNIRYDAAEGRFTSLLKGRGLGDCGSYYAWRAAGLDSTDFLVLEEVRIKEECDARADGGPATWPLVWKRQ from the coding sequence ATGAAGCGGCAACTGATTGCGGCCGTTACGGCAGCTGCCCTGGCTGGGCCTGGGAATGTTTCGGCCGAGGCTTCATCACCCGTCCGGCCGATTGCACACTTTGCCGATTTGCCCGATGCGGTGCGCGCGGATGTCGAGTCCGATGACGGCGACTGCCACATCGAAGAGCAGCGGCTAGCCTATGGCGACGCCTTCGAAGTCACCGGCGAGACCGGGAAGAGACTGATCATCGTGCCTTGCGGCCAGTCCGGCGCCTACAACATGCCTTTCGCGATCTATGGCGGTTACGGCGACCGGATTTCTCGAACGGTCTTTCCGCTGAAGTTTTCGGAAACGACCGGCGATACGGCAGTCAATATACGCTACGACGCTGCGGAAGGACGCTTCACCTCTTTGCTGAAGGGGCGCGGCCTGGGCGATTGCGGCAGCTATTATGCGTGGCGTGCCGCCGGGCTCGATAGCACGGATTTTCTCGTTCTCGAGGAAGTGCGCATCAAGGAAGAATGCGATGCCAGGGCCGACGGCGGTCCGGCAACGTGGCCGCTCGTGTGGAAGCGCCAATGA
- a CDS encoding DUF3052 domain-containing protein has translation MRCQGRRRSGNVAARVEAPMTSGYSGTPLAKKLGLKAGQAALLVNVPDGLKEIDEFEGFVSVARILSQGSHRQFDYVHIFETQRAVLEDMAAALFSAIKPDGMVWISWPKKSSKVPTSITEDALREVLLPTGLVDVKVCAVDDVWSGLKFMIRKELRNAL, from the coding sequence ATGCGATGCCAGGGCCGACGGCGGTCCGGCAACGTGGCCGCTCGTGTGGAAGCGCCAATGACGTCAGGCTATTCCGGCACGCCGCTCGCAAAGAAGCTGGGGCTTAAAGCGGGGCAGGCGGCTTTGCTTGTCAATGTCCCCGATGGGCTGAAGGAGATCGACGAGTTCGAGGGCTTTGTTTCGGTCGCACGTATCTTATCGCAAGGGTCTCATCGGCAATTCGACTATGTCCATATCTTTGAGACGCAGCGCGCGGTGCTGGAAGACATGGCAGCGGCTTTGTTTTCCGCGATCAAGCCGGATGGCATGGTCTGGATATCCTGGCCGAAGAAGAGTTCGAAAGTCCCGACCAGCATCACCGAGGACGCCCTTAGGGAAGTCCTGTTGCCGACAGGTCTCGTCGACGTCAAAGTCTGCGCCGTCGATGATGTCTGGTCCGGGCTGAAATTCATGATCCGCAAGGAGTTGCGGAACGCGCTCTAG
- a CDS encoding NAD(P)H-binding protein, with translation MSSEYQDKKLALVLGATGGIGGAVARKLQARGWTVRALNRNAAKASASGQGFDWMQGDAMNAADVRKAAEGASLIVHAVNPPGYRDWEKLVLPMLDNTIAAARAVGARIVLPGTVYNFGPDAFPVVTEDSPQHPVTKKGKIRVEMEKRLKAASETGTGVIIVRAGDFFGPGATSNSWFSAAFATPGKPVGTIKNPARPGIGHQWAYLPDVAETMVQLVERAARLPAFACYHLNGFWDGDGQQMAEAVRRVAGGAAKIGRFPWFIVPLLAPFMTVMHELKEMRYLWKVTVRMRNDKLVAELGTEPHTPIDEAVRATLIAQGSLPEPHSAATPAHSLTIGN, from the coding sequence ATGAGCAGTGAATATCAGGATAAGAAACTGGCGCTGGTTCTCGGCGCTACCGGCGGCATCGGCGGTGCGGTGGCCCGCAAGCTGCAGGCCCGCGGCTGGACGGTGAGGGCGCTGAACCGCAACGCCGCGAAAGCATCGGCGAGCGGGCAGGGTTTCGACTGGATGCAGGGGGACGCGATGAATGCGGCGGATGTGCGCAAGGCGGCCGAAGGTGCAAGCCTTATCGTGCATGCCGTCAATCCGCCCGGTTATCGCGACTGGGAGAAGCTGGTTCTGCCGATGCTTGATAATACGATTGCCGCAGCTCGTGCCGTTGGCGCCCGCATCGTACTGCCAGGCACCGTCTATAATTTCGGGCCGGATGCGTTTCCCGTTGTGACGGAGGATAGTCCGCAGCATCCGGTGACGAAGAAGGGCAAGATACGTGTCGAGATGGAGAAGCGTCTGAAGGCGGCTTCAGAGACCGGCACAGGTGTGATCATCGTTCGCGCCGGCGATTTCTTCGGGCCGGGCGCGACGAGCAACAGCTGGTTCTCCGCCGCCTTCGCCACGCCGGGCAAGCCTGTTGGTACGATCAAGAATCCGGCGAGACCGGGCATTGGTCACCAATGGGCCTATTTGCCCGATGTTGCCGAGACGATGGTGCAACTCGTCGAGCGGGCAGCGCGCCTGCCAGCTTTCGCTTGTTATCACCTGAACGGCTTCTGGGATGGTGACGGCCAGCAGATGGCGGAGGCTGTCCGGCGTGTTGCCGGCGGCGCGGCAAAGATCGGTCGCTTCCCCTGGTTCATTGTACCGCTGCTCGCTCCTTTCATGACCGTCATGCATGAGCTGAAGGAGATGCGTTACCTGTGGAAGGTGACGGTGCGTATGAGGAACGACAAGCTGGTGGCCGAACTCGGAACCGAGCCACATACGCCGATCGACGAGGCCGTGCGCGCGACGCTCATCGCGCAGGGATCTCTGCCGGAACCGCATTCTGCAGCGACGCCAGCGCACTCTCTCACGATCGGAAATTAA
- a CDS encoding oxidoreductase: protein MSKIWLITGSSRGLGRALANAVLEAGDKLVATARDPAQLADLVDAYGSRVLALALDVTDEAAAEAAVKTAVDTFGRLDVLVNNAGYGNVAPIEDTSLAEFRAQIETNLFGTIIMTKAAIPVMRGQGAGHIIQFSSVGGRIGPVGRAPYAAAKWGVEGFSEVLSKEVGPLGIKVTVIEPGGFRTDFAGSSTAIYEGRPEYAETVGAMAEYQRNYNGRQPGDPARAAAAVLHIASLDTPPLRLLLGSDAAAAVEKADAARMEADRSWRVVSQSTDFEQSGDARPMPWDKKAG from the coding sequence ATGTCAAAGATTTGGTTGATTACCGGAAGTTCGCGTGGCCTCGGCCGCGCGCTCGCCAATGCCGTGCTTGAGGCGGGCGACAAGCTGGTCGCGACGGCGCGCGATCCCGCCCAGCTTGCCGATCTTGTTGATGCGTATGGCTCGCGCGTTCTCGCCCTGGCGCTCGATGTGACCGACGAGGCGGCGGCAGAAGCGGCCGTGAAGACCGCGGTCGATACATTCGGCCGGCTCGACGTGCTGGTCAACAATGCCGGTTACGGCAATGTCGCGCCGATCGAGGATACGAGCCTTGCCGAATTCCGGGCGCAGATCGAGACCAATCTCTTTGGCACGATCATCATGACCAAGGCGGCGATCCCGGTCATGCGCGGGCAGGGGGCAGGCCATATCATCCAGTTCTCTTCCGTCGGCGGCAGGATCGGGCCTGTCGGGCGCGCGCCCTACGCGGCAGCGAAATGGGGCGTCGAGGGCTTTTCTGAAGTGCTTTCCAAGGAGGTCGGGCCGCTCGGCATCAAGGTGACGGTGATCGAGCCCGGCGGCTTCCGCACGGATTTTGCGGGCTCGTCGACGGCGATCTACGAAGGCCGTCCGGAATATGCCGAAACGGTCGGCGCCATGGCGGAATATCAGCGCAACTATAATGGCCGCCAGCCCGGCGATCCGGCCAGGGCGGCCGCCGCGGTGCTGCATATCGCTTCGCTCGATACGCCGCCGCTGAGATTGCTGCTCGGCAGCGATGCGGCCGCAGCAGTGGAAAAGGCGGATGCAGCGCGAATGGAGGCCGATCGCAGCTGGCGTGTCGTCAGCCAGTCGACCGATTTCGAACAGAGCGGCGATGCCCGGCCCATGCCTTGGGATAAGAAGGCCGGCTGA
- a CDS encoding sortase, giving the protein MSVKPQRSGWTEETGSFEPLPTYLELAMAAASAHEAPPSPPRPRLPGLSVVEKLVAVGIVCLAFYGMALIGCGLFLKAEAKRTGFITQRMMSAELQDADFDIRFSPRIIN; this is encoded by the coding sequence ATGTCCGTTAAGCCGCAGCGGTCCGGCTGGACCGAGGAAACGGGCTCGTTCGAGCCGCTGCCGACCTATCTCGAACTGGCAATGGCCGCGGCGTCTGCCCATGAGGCCCCGCCTTCACCGCCGAGACCTCGCCTCCCCGGGCTTTCTGTCGTCGAAAAACTGGTCGCCGTCGGCATCGTTTGCCTCGCCTTCTACGGCATGGCCCTGATCGGCTGCGGCCTCTTCCTGAAAGCGGAAGCAAAGCGCACCGGCTTCATCACACAGCGGATGATGAGTGCGGAGCTGCAGGATGCCGATTTCGATATCCGCTTCTCTCCCCGCATAATCAACTGA
- a CDS encoding DUF2188 domain-containing protein, with protein MVKVVYEVVPHDGGWAYKLGDVYSEAFPSHSEALEAARIVAAEQQVGGDSAEISWQDAQGKWHEEYAEGGDRPETEVVDGFTKSRSPEVSPEP; from the coding sequence ATGGTCAAGGTGGTCTATGAGGTCGTACCGCATGACGGCGGCTGGGCCTACAAGCTTGGAGACGTCTATTCCGAGGCATTTCCGAGCCACTCCGAGGCGCTAGAAGCTGCCCGCATCGTTGCGGCCGAGCAGCAGGTCGGCGGCGACTCCGCCGAGATCAGCTGGCAGGACGCGCAGGGCAAGTGGCACGAGGAATATGCCGAAGGTGGCGATCGTCCCGAAACCGAGGTTGTGGACGGGTTCACCAAGAGCCGTTCGCCCGAGGTTTCCCCCGAGCCCTGA
- a CDS encoding BA14K family protein, whose product MNRLAKTILLTATAAALTLAAIGEASAGDRYWRHGHDHGNDALVGGAVGLATGLIVGSAIANANNGPVYEERRYIDPPVYEPEYAPPPVYRARPVYSEPVYSEPVYGRPVYGRAVSAMEPWSAQWQRYCSYRYRSFDPQSGTYVGNDGREHFCVAS is encoded by the coding sequence ATGAACAGGCTTGCAAAGACCATTCTTCTGACAGCAACCGCAGCTGCTCTGACCCTCGCAGCCATCGGTGAAGCTTCGGCTGGAGATCGCTACTGGCGTCATGGCCACGACCACGGCAACGATGCACTGGTCGGCGGCGCTGTCGGCCTTGCGACCGGCCTGATCGTCGGTTCTGCCATCGCCAATGCCAACAACGGCCCGGTATATGAAGAGCGCCGCTACATTGACCCGCCGGTCTATGAGCCGGAATATGCTCCCCCGCCGGTCTACCGCGCGCGTCCCGTCTACTCCGAACCCGTCTATTCCGAGCCGGTCTATGGCCGCCCCGTCTATGGGCGCGCGGTAAGCGCCATGGAACCCTGGAGCGCCCAGTGGCAACGCTATTGCTCCTATCGCTATCGCAGCTTCGATCCGCAGAGCGGCACCTATGTCGGCAATGATGGCCGCGAGCACTTCTGCGTCGCAAGCTGA
- a CDS encoding cold-shock protein produces MAETGTVKFFNTDKGFGFIKPDKGGADIFVHISAVQASGLAGLTENQKVSFDTEPDRRGKGPKAVNLQISG; encoded by the coding sequence ATGGCCGAGACTGGCACTGTAAAATTCTTCAATACCGACAAGGGCTTCGGCTTTATCAAGCCGGACAAGGGCGGCGCCGATATCTTCGTTCACATTTCTGCCGTTCAGGCTTCCGGCCTGGCCGGTCTGACGGAAAACCAGAAAGTAAGCTTCGACACAGAGCCGGATCGCCGTGGCAAGGGCCCGAAGGCCGTCAATCTGCAGATTTCAGGCTGA
- a CDS encoding pyridoxal phosphate-dependent aminotransferase, producing the protein MAFLADALSRVKPSATIAVSQKARELKAKGRDVIGLGAGEPDFDTPENIKKAAIDAINRGETKYTPVSGIPELRKAIAAKFKRENGLEYSWEQTIVGTGGKQILFNAFMATLNPGDEVVIPAPYWVSYPEMVALCGGTPVFVSATQEHNFKLQPADLEKAITPKTKWFIFNSPSNPTGAAYTHDELKALTDVLMKHPQVWVLTDDMYEHLTYGDFKFVTPVEVEPKLYDRTLTMNGVSKAYAMTGWRIGYAAGPIQLIKAMDMIQGQQTSGATSIAQWAAVEALNGTQDFIPENKKIFEGRRDLVVSMLNQAKGIVCPVPEGAFYVYPSCAGLIGKTAPSGKVIETDEDFVSELLESEGVAVVHGSAFGLGPNFRISYATSEELLEEACRRIQRFCGACK; encoded by the coding sequence ATGGCCTTCCTTGCCGATGCCCTTTCCCGCGTGAAGCCTTCAGCCACCATCGCCGTTTCTCAGAAAGCGCGCGAACTGAAAGCAAAAGGACGCGACGTGATCGGCCTTGGCGCCGGCGAGCCCGATTTCGATACGCCCGAGAATATCAAGAAAGCGGCGATCGACGCGATCAATCGCGGCGAAACGAAATACACGCCGGTATCCGGTATCCCCGAGTTGCGTAAGGCGATTGCCGCCAAATTCAAGCGCGAGAACGGTCTGGAATATTCCTGGGAGCAGACAATTGTCGGCACGGGTGGCAAGCAGATCCTGTTCAACGCCTTCATGGCGACGTTGAACCCCGGCGATGAAGTCGTGATCCCCGCGCCTTACTGGGTATCCTATCCCGAGATGGTGGCGCTCTGCGGCGGCACACCGGTTTTCGTTTCGGCCACCCAGGAGCATAATTTCAAGCTCCAGCCTGCCGATCTCGAAAAGGCGATCACGCCGAAGACCAAGTGGTTCATCTTCAATTCGCCGTCCAACCCGACGGGCGCTGCCTATACGCATGACGAGCTGAAGGCACTGACGGACGTGCTGATGAAGCATCCTCAGGTCTGGGTGCTGACGGACGACATGTACGAGCACCTGACCTATGGTGACTTCAAATTCGTCACGCCCGTCGAAGTCGAGCCCAAGCTCTACGACCGCACGCTGACGATGAACGGCGTCTCCAAGGCCTATGCGATGACCGGCTGGCGTATTGGTTATGCGGCAGGCCCGATCCAGCTGATCAAGGCCATGGACATGATCCAGGGGCAGCAGACATCGGGTGCGACCTCGATCGCCCAGTGGGCGGCCGTCGAAGCGCTGAACGGCACGCAGGACTTCATCCCCGAGAACAAGAAGATATTCGAAGGCCGCCGTGACCTCGTCGTTTCCATGCTGAACCAGGCCAAGGGCATCGTCTGCCCGGTGCCGGAAGGCGCCTTCTATGTCTATCCGTCCTGCGCCGGTCTCATCGGCAAGACAGCCCCGTCCGGCAAGGTGATCGAGACGGACGAGGATTTCGTTTCCGAACTGCTGGAATCGGAAGGCGTTGCCGTCGTTCATGGCTCGGCCTTCGGCCTCGGCCCGAACTTCCGCATCTCCTATGCGACGTCGGAAGAATTGCTCGAGGAAGCTTGCCGCCGCATCCAGCGCTTCTGCGGCGCCTGCAAGTAA
- a CDS encoding LysR family transcriptional regulator, with the protein MDTEPSWDFYRSFLTVLRQGSLSAAARELGLTQPTIGRHIDALEQAVGAELFTRSSNGLLPTDMALDLKPYAETLATTADAFLRTASSRRDKVEGTVRISASEVIGIEVLPPIIADLQEAYPGLQVELSASDALEDLMNREADIAVRMTEPQQDVLLARRIGDIPLGFHAHRRYLERHGTPQTMADLTGHRIIGFDRQTAYIRMMRKLYPAVDELAAAFRTSNHLAHLAAIRAGIGIGICQTGLARPNHDLVHILSDEFEMRLGTWVVMHESLRTSPRCRVTFDALVDGLLSYIKSCRGNARLMTR; encoded by the coding sequence ATGGATACCGAACCAAGCTGGGATTTCTATCGCTCTTTCCTCACTGTCCTGCGTCAGGGATCGCTCTCGGCTGCCGCGCGTGAACTCGGCCTGACCCAGCCGACGATCGGCCGTCATATCGACGCGCTGGAGCAGGCTGTCGGTGCGGAGCTTTTTACCCGCTCTTCGAATGGCCTGTTGCCGACCGATATGGCGCTCGACCTGAAACCCTATGCCGAGACGCTCGCAACGACGGCCGACGCCTTCCTGCGCACGGCATCCAGCCGGCGCGACAAGGTGGAAGGCACCGTGCGCATCAGCGCCAGCGAAGTGATCGGCATCGAAGTGCTGCCGCCGATCATCGCCGATCTGCAGGAGGCCTATCCGGGTTTGCAGGTGGAGCTGTCGGCATCGGATGCGCTGGAAGACCTCATGAACCGGGAGGCGGATATTGCCGTGCGTATGACCGAGCCGCAGCAGGATGTGCTGCTGGCGCGGCGGATCGGCGATATCCCGCTCGGCTTCCACGCCCATCGCCGCTATCTTGAACGCCACGGCACACCGCAGACAATGGCCGATCTCACTGGTCATCGTATCATCGGCTTCGACCGGCAGACGGCCTATATCCGCATGATGCGCAAGCTCTATCCGGCAGTTGACGAACTCGCGGCCGCCTTTCGCACCAGCAATCATCTCGCCCATCTGGCCGCGATCCGCGCCGGGATAGGCATCGGCATCTGCCAGACGGGGCTCGCCCGCCCGAACCATGATCTCGTCCACATTCTGTCGGATGAATTCGAGATGCGGCTTGGCACATGGGTTGTCATGCACGAGAGCCTCAGGACCTCGCCGCGCTGCCGCGTAACCTTCGACGCGCTGGTTGATGGTCTGCTGAGCTACATCAAGTCATGCAGGGGAAACGCGCGCCTGATGACGCGCTGA
- a CDS encoding helix-turn-helix transcriptional regulator, producing the protein MYTNLKVTVMKDDIFDFCRNMSDEQDARARQMLERAAAKWPLRVLHVLSEANGPLRFSRVLERVEDISQKVLTQTLRTLESDGLVIRTLYPQVPPRVEYELTPLGRELLTQVVSLWRWIVVHLNEFDADKPAASR; encoded by the coding sequence ATCTATACAAACCTGAAGGTAACTGTAATGAAAGACGACATCTTTGATTTCTGTCGTAACATGAGCGATGAGCAGGATGCGCGAGCCCGGCAGATGCTGGAACGTGCCGCTGCAAAATGGCCGCTACGCGTCCTGCACGTGCTTTCGGAAGCGAACGGGCCTCTACGCTTTTCAAGAGTGCTGGAGCGGGTGGAGGATATCAGCCAGAAAGTCCTGACACAGACATTGCGCACGCTCGAAAGCGACGGCCTCGTCATCCGCACGCTCTATCCGCAGGTACCGCCGCGCGTCGAATATGAGTTGACCCCGCTCGGGCGCGAATTGCTGACGCAGGTCGTCTCGCTCTGGCGCTGGATCGTAGTCCACCTCAATGAGTTTGACGCCGACAAACCTGCAGC
- a CDS encoding PQQ-dependent sugar dehydrogenase, translated as MDTISPFRFILLLGGAMAFSGPALAQIGDIVRTKEVSVRVEKLAEGLEHPWAVEVLPDGSYIVTERPGRLRIIRDGRVSDPIRGVPEVSAQGQGGLMDVALAPDFATSRKLYLTAATASDRGSGTEAFSATLSPDEKSLENVTPIFTMRRFTRGNIQYGSRIAIAPDGSLFISVGDRGNRNRSQDWKDDAGSIVHLNADGSIPADNPFKDSNKALPEIWSKGHRNPQGITFDSADGKLYTVEHGARGGDEINNPEPGKNYGWPVITYGRDYSGAKIGEGTAKEGLEQPLHYWDPSIAPGALVVYRGKMFPEWNGNFIVAALKFQLLSRMQRDSSGAFAAEERLFEGDYGRIRDVIVAPDGALLMVTDENDGELLRVSRAESRAG; from the coding sequence ATGGATACGATCTCGCCATTCCGTTTTATCCTGCTCCTCGGCGGGGCCATGGCTTTTTCGGGGCCAGCCCTTGCCCAGATTGGAGACATTGTCAGGACAAAGGAAGTTTCGGTTCGAGTCGAAAAGCTCGCCGAAGGGCTCGAGCATCCGTGGGCGGTCGAGGTCCTGCCCGATGGCAGCTATATCGTCACGGAGCGACCGGGGCGGCTCCGCATCATCCGTGACGGCAGGGTTTCCGATCCGATCCGCGGCGTGCCAGAAGTCAGCGCCCAGGGCCAGGGCGGCCTGATGGATGTCGCCCTCGCCCCGGATTTCGCGACCAGCCGAAAGCTTTATCTGACCGCTGCAACCGCCAGCGACCGGGGTTCGGGCACAGAGGCGTTCAGCGCAACACTTTCCCCGGATGAAAAGAGCCTCGAGAACGTCACGCCGATCTTCACCATGCGGCGCTTTACCCGCGGCAACATCCAGTATGGGTCGCGCATCGCGATCGCCCCAGACGGCTCGCTGTTCATCAGCGTCGGCGACCGCGGCAACCGCAACCGCTCGCAGGATTGGAAGGATGATGCCGGCTCCATCGTCCATCTCAACGCCGATGGCAGCATTCCCGCCGACAATCCCTTCAAGGATAGCAATAAGGCCCTGCCGGAAATCTGGTCCAAGGGTCATCGCAACCCGCAGGGCATCACTTTCGACAGCGCCGACGGCAAGCTCTACACCGTCGAACATGGCGCGCGTGGCGGTGACGAGATCAACAATCCCGAACCCGGCAAGAATTACGGCTGGCCTGTTATCACCTATGGCCGAGACTATTCCGGTGCCAAGATCGGCGAAGGAACAGCCAAGGAGGGCCTCGAACAGCCTCTGCACTACTGGGACCCGTCGATCGCCCCTGGCGCCCTCGTCGTCTATCGCGGCAAGATGTTTCCGGAATGGAACGGCAATTTCATCGTAGCAGCGCTGAAGTTCCAGTTGCTGTCCCGCATGCAGCGGGATTCGAGCGGCGCCTTCGCCGCTGAGGAGCGCTTGTTTGAGGGTGACTATGGCCGCATCCGGGACGTGATCGTCGCCCCCGACGGCGCATTGCTGATGGTGACCGACGAGAATGACGGCGAACTGCTCCGGGTTTCCCGCGCTGAAAGCCGGGCCGGCTAG
- a CDS encoding DMT family transporter, with protein MTRVQANLLLLLAAAIWGGGFVAQSTAMKAIGPFWFIGLRFAIAAFATLPFTLIEARKAKVATSRRHLGLYLMIGLALFGGASTQQIGLQTTTVTNSSFITGLYVIFVPLIAVFFLRRSPHWIIWPGAIMAVSGIYMLSGGQLSALTVGDLLTVVCAVFWSIQITLAGTTVGETGRPLALSSAQFAVTAACALIIAALFEPVSLADIHVAAPEILYVGIFSSGVAFVLQVVAQRYTTPSQAAIFLSAEALFGATLAALLLGESMPPLGYIGCALMFIAMLVVELVPEMTRRRSPTA; from the coding sequence ATGACGCGCGTTCAGGCGAACCTCCTTCTATTGCTTGCAGCTGCCATCTGGGGCGGCGGCTTCGTCGCGCAGTCGACGGCAATGAAGGCGATCGGCCCCTTCTGGTTCATCGGCCTGCGCTTCGCCATCGCCGCATTTGCCACCCTGCCTTTCACACTGATCGAAGCGCGCAAGGCGAAGGTCGCAACCAGCCGCCGGCATCTCGGCCTCTATCTGATGATCGGGCTGGCGCTCTTTGGCGGTGCTTCGACACAGCAGATCGGCCTGCAGACGACGACTGTCACCAATTCCAGTTTCATTACCGGGCTCTATGTAATCTTTGTGCCGCTGATCGCAGTCTTCTTCCTGCGCCGCTCACCGCACTGGATCATCTGGCCGGGCGCCATCATGGCCGTGTCGGGCATCTACATGCTGTCGGGCGGCCAGCTTTCGGCCCTGACGGTGGGAGATCTGCTGACGGTCGTCTGCGCCGTCTTCTGGTCGATCCAGATCACGCTTGCCGGAACGACAGTCGGCGAAACGGGACGGCCGCTTGCACTGTCCAGCGCCCAGTTTGCGGTCACGGCAGCCTGTGCGCTCATCATCGCCGCCCTTTTCGAACCGGTGAGCCTGGCAGATATCCACGTGGCTGCACCCGAAATCCTCTATGTCGGTATCTTCTCCTCGGGCGTCGCCTTCGTGCTGCAGGTCGTCGCCCAGCGCTACACGACGCCGTCACAAGCGGCGATCTTCCTCTCCGCCGAAGCGCTGTTCGGCGCCACGCTTGCCGCACTTCTTTTGGGCGAGAGCATGCCGCCACTCGGCTATATCGGTTGTGCGCTGATGTTTATCGCTATGCTTGTAGTCGAGCTCGTGCCCGAAATGACCCGCCGCCGCTCCCCGACGGCCTGA